One Salvelinus fontinalis isolate EN_2023a chromosome 11, ASM2944872v1, whole genome shotgun sequence DNA window includes the following coding sequences:
- the zgc:194312 gene encoding olfactory receptor 4E1 encodes MSIPNGTGETGVKDYTYVRVCASTVSFIILAFFNIVINWTIVREERLRGHARFVLVFHLLMSALVYFGMCSVFYLQIYLGARLVASICVAMVTVLITSASNILLTLTAMALDRYFAVCHPMKYSSVWHWPWLVGLLTWGLALVIPLTLLPKTELDATGPNGECGREQLKKGEVKKILLISVCTILILYSYVRILFEGRRLGVINRRNSVGCKTIALHFTQLAVYILPNFVLIVIQKQEHLQPGTKELSAVVSFAFFSLAQCIAPIVYGLRKEELLEQVHRRFPCCSRQLKSVLEWTVRATTPRLHPQPRERTLTSQTLISLEPPQTPV; translated from the exons ATGTCGATACCAAACGGGACTGGAGAAACGGGCGTAAAGGACTACACCTATGTACGGGTTTGTGCGTCGACCGTCTCCTTCATAATATTGGCGTTCTTCAACATCGTCATTAACTGGACTATAGTGCGCGAGGAGCGACTTCGGGGCCATGCGCGCTTTGTGTTAGTTTTTCACCTGTTGATGTCAGCTCTGGTGTACTTTGGCATGTGCTCTGTTTTCTACCTCCAGATTTACCTCGGCGCCAGGCTGGTGGCATCCATCTGTGTGGCCATGGTAACTGTCCTAATCACCAGCGCGTCCAATATACTCCTGACTCTCACTGCTATGGCGCTGGACCGTTATTTTGCTGTCTGTCACCCTATGAAGTACAGTTCTGTCTGGCATTGGCCCTGGTTAGTTGGACTACTGACGTGGGGGCTCGCGCTGGTTATTCCCCTCACTCTGCTCCCCAAGACGGAGCTGGACGCCACTGGTCCAAATGGGGAATGTGGACGGGAACAGTTGAAGAAaggtgaagtgaaaaaaatctTGCTGATATCTGTGTGTACGATACTGATTCTGTACAGTTATGTAAGGATACTGTTTGAGGGGCGAAGGTTGGGAGTGATAAATCGACGCAATAGTGTTGGATGCAAGACCATCGCCCTGCACTTTACTCAACTCGCTGTGTACATCCTCCCCAACTTTGTGCTAATAGTTATCCAGAAACAAGAACACCTTCAGCCGGGGACCAAAGAACTGTCAGCGGTGGTTAGCTTTGCCTTCTTTAGTTTGGCGCAGTGCATAGCACCAATCGTCTACGGTTTGCGTAAAGAGGAACTCTTGGAGCAGGTGCATCGCCGGTTCCCTTGTTGTTCCCGCCAACTGAAAAGCGTTCTGGAGTGGACCGTGCGTGCCACGACGCCTCGTCTGCATCCACAGCCACG GGAAAGAACATTGACATCCCAGACACTCATCTCACTGGAGCCTCCACAGACACCAGTATAA